A stretch of DNA from Vibrio sp. ED004:
AAGGCAAACCCTGCATTCCATTAAAGGGATGTCTTTGAACCTTGGCTTGAAAATGCTCTCTCACCAAGCCCTTACCCTTGAGAAACAAGTAAGGCATCAGCAACTGCCAGACATCGAACAACTGCAAAAACTCATCAACCGCATCTTAGTAAATGAGCATCAAGCTCAGCGCATGATGATGGCTTATGCTCCGCGACTGCCTAATCGCACGGGTTAAGTACGTAAGGGGCATCAACACCAACCTTCTTTTAGCAAACAAGCCATACGCAAGCCGCCATTTAGACGATCAATCACAAGCTATTCAACCAGACACTCCTTGTTACATAAGGCGTTGAAAAACCGCGAAAGAAAAACCAACGGCCATGGGTCTCCTTTGATGGACATTTAACTTCATCGCATCTTGAGTGCACAAAAGGAATATCATGGAAAAGACACTTCAAACCAAACTTGCGACCAGCCTACTGCTGCTGAGAATCGGCATTTTTATCGTCTTCTTGTTCTGGGGCTTAGATAAGATTTTAGTGCCTGAACACGCTGTAAAAGTGCTGTCTGGCTTTTACGGCATCGACATCTCGAATAATGCGATGATGGCTATGGGTGTCGCGCAGCTCGGGTTTTTAGGCGCATTCGTCGTAGGTATGTGGAAAAAATACACCTATGGTGCCATTTTAGTCCTTCATGCAGGCTCAACCTTTTCTTCTTTTGGAAAATACATGGACCCGTTCAATAACCTACTATTCTTCGCCTCTTGGCCAATGCTCGCAGCTTGTATCGCAATCTTCTTACTGCGTGACTACGACACTTACAGCGTTTCCAACTAACACAAAGGGCGCCGTTATTGGCGCCCTCTTTGGTTATCTTGATTCTTAAACGTTTGTTATGGCGCTGAACTCGACGTTAGTTCTTGTATGTCAATTAGATCGACTTCCCTACCCAAGATTTGCTGGTACTCGACTAAGTGACGAACAGGGATTACTGGCAATATAATACCTTGATAGTCTTTTTCAACTGACGCTGAATAATCAATTTCAAGCTGGTACCATGAACCGTCTAAAGCCGATTGTATCTTTGTATTTTGAGATAAACCGATTTCAATTTTTTGATTTTGATAAACCAACTGAAAATACTCTAGATCCCAACCGTACTCAGTATAACGAGTTAACGGTTTAGATATAAATTGAGATACGTGAACCAGTATCTTGCTTGCGTCAGAGTTGTGGATATAAAGGTCAATATCTGCAATTTCACGACTGCCACCATGAATAGTTGCAGCCAGTCCACCTACAATTTGGTACTCAATGCATTCTGCATCCAAGAATTCTTTCAGCCACTTCAAGGCTACTTTCACTTTTTCATTCATCTAGTTCCCTTAGCTGAATTTAGCCCTGTGCCATAACGCATTAAGTGGTGAACAACGCGACCACCTGACCAAAAACCTTGCCACCTTAAACACTAAAGCTAACCCAAACTGAAAATGCCGAGCTTTGGGAATCTGTCATGAACGCTTTGTTACATGCGTGGTGACATTGGCACGAAAGGTATTTCGCATATTTTTAAGTAAGGCTCCTCACCAAATGGAGACTCTGCTAATTCAATTTCTCCATGCGATGTATAAACGTCAAACAGCGCATTACTTTCCACTAAGTAACTTTCAAGTTCAGTGACTCTATCATTAGCACTACTGCACCCTCCGCGCTGCCCACCTTTGAAAGCTAAATAAATTTCATGCATCGACTTAACTGCAAGAGCACAATGAATCTGCTCATGTCGATAGAGCTTTTCTAGATATGGGCGAAACTCCTCCGCTGATTCAACTGAAGTCTTAGACATTTCGAACTTCGGAAGTGTATAAGTAACTTTCAGCTTAAATTCATTAATTTCACAAGTTTCATCATTCGTATTGAAGTCATATTTCCACGCGGTGTACCCGTCAAAGCCTTCATTTACGAGAAACTCAGGTCTAGCGTTAAATGAGCGTTCAATTTCTTCAACACTATTCCCGCTAACCTCATACACTTCAAACTTTTTCTGGAAGGGAAAATCTACCTTGACGTCGGCATTAGCCTGACTGGACGCCATTAAGCAACATATTGAAAGTACTATTTTTTTCATCATCTTCCTTGAAGCATATAGCGCCCGCTTAAGTGGTGAGCAACGCTACCACGACACCAAATTATTACACCGTAAACACAAAAGCCGATTCAAACCAAAACCGCCGAGCGTTGTGAGTCCGTCTTAAAGCGTTTGTATGGTTTATAATATCAACCTCATGCCTTCCAACATTTCTTTGGCTCTAGGATAGCCACTTTTAGATGCTTCCTCTAACCAAAGAAGAGCATTCTGCTGCTCTCCAATTTCCATCAGTATCATAGCTAATTCCATTTGCGCCCGACCATATCCACCTATCGCAGACAAAGCTATAAAGTACAATGCATTTTCTTTATTCTTTTCTAAAATGTATCCATTTAAATACATTTTTCCGATGGCAAATTGCTCTACTGTACCACCTTGCTCCGACATGCTATTTATCCACGTAAATTCATCATCAGATAAGCCATTGCTACGCCAATTATCACTATCTCCATTCAGTATACTTAAACTGGATACAAAATAATTACTGACTTCTGATTCATCTGATTCGATGCAGTAATCATAATATAGCGTCGATATTTCTACATATTCGTAGTTATCGAGACCTGTTCTAAAATACTCAATAGCGTTAATGCAACTTTGTTCTTCTACCAAAACAGTGTAACCACGATAAAAACTACTGTTAAAAAAATCTAAACTGTACGGGGACTTTTTAACTTTGGTACTGACTCCACAACCGCTTAAAGCACACAGTAGTCCAATGAAAATTATTGTTTTTGTTATGGATTCCATCATTACTCCAATTTATAAACCTAACGAATGACATGGATTCCCCCTCCCGAGGATCTGCCACACTTATGTGGTACTTAAATGCATCGGAGGCACCATGTCTGATTATTCTTATTTCTGCAGTATCGACCTAGCCAAAAACCACTTTAGTCTTCATGCCGTAGACCAAAATGGTAAGGTCATACTTCATAAGTCGGTAACTCACTCTAAGCTACTGACTAAAATAGCAAATATGTCACTCATGCGTATAGGCGTTGAAGCGTGTGGTGGTGCACATTATTAGGCAAGAACAGTGATTGCTGATGCTTGTACCACCTTGGAGAATTGAATCAACGTATCGCCGATACTGAGCAAGTCTTCGATTCTTTTGCTAAGGTCAGCGCTAATGTTCAACGAGTAATGAAGGTTCGAGGTATCGGGCCGCAAACTGCAACAGCGATACTTGCTTCGATAGGTAATGGCTCTCAATTTGATAAAAGTCGCGATTTCTCTGCTTGGCTAGGCTTAGTACCAAAGCAATATTCGACAGGAGGAAAGCCTCGCTTAGGCCGGATAACCAAACACGGCGACAAATACTTACGAAAACTATTAGTTCACGGCGCAAGAACCGTGATTGCCAACCTTGGCGACAAGCAAGATAAGCTAAGTCAGTGGTGTCGAGGCGTTTTAGAACGAAGAGGAATGAACCGAGCGATAGTGGCACTTGCCGCGAAGAACGCACGAATTATATGGTCGCTTTTACACAATCAAACCGAATATGAAAACTATGCTGCTTAAGTAGAAACCTAAGCAGCATAAAGAGTTAAACCCACCGGGTCATTGCAGACGCTAATGATGGAGATAGGTTAAGACCACTTGCGGAGAGCCTGTTAATGCGGCGGACACAC
This window harbors:
- a CDS encoding DUF922 domain-containing protein, which gives rise to MKKIVLSICCLMASSQANADVKVDFPFQKKFEVYEVSGNSVEEIERSFNARPEFLVNEGFDGYTAWKYDFNTNDETCEINEFKLKVTYTLPKFEMSKTSVESAEEFRPYLEKLYRHEQIHCALAVKSMHEIYLAFKGGQRGGCSSANDRVTELESYLVESNALFDVYTSHGEIELAESPFGEEPYLKICEIPFVPMSPRM